A genomic segment from Desulfatirhabdium butyrativorans DSM 18734 encodes:
- a CDS encoding ABC transporter ATP-binding protein/permease gives MEPKRPSLWRRFVRIAQPYFFPTIQGGGYLTLMLMILLLIFLFGLLFFVVACIVLAGHAIAPELTAKVDAGLHAIISAMFHSKALLLPIAALLVPAGAFFTLRTHLRNHRQAWTLLAVVLLLSLSVTGINVAFSYIGNYFTNSLVQKNQEMAYLFIALYFSGFLIGIPIVAFYSYVQNYMGMRWREWMTGTFLENYFKNRAYYNIETNSEIDNPDQRMMEDIRSFTRTSLTFLLIILGSLMDIISFTGILWSKSVLLVCVVLGYSAVGTTLTVLMGRRLVRLNFNQLRYEADFRYSLIHVRNNAESIAFYQGEKPELGHISERFRNVLKNFGLLIGWQRNLSFFTTAYSYLPVVLPYLVLFPLYFRGSIEYGDMVQANFAFTQVYAALSLIVSQIEQLTNFAAGIERLSTFTDAIASSQQIVSGIASEPADRFELERVTLLTPNGQRLLIRDLTVRLRREETLVIVGQSGIGKSSLLRAIAGLWTRGEGVVRRPELSDIFFLPQRPYMLIGSLRNQLLYPRFHNNIPDDALQQMLQTVRLESLADRVGGFDVELDWADVLSLGEQQRLAFARLLLNHPGFAVLDEATSALDVPTETLLYEELKKRGIHFISVGHRASILKYHDRVLELKAQDQWRLLPANEYQAEIGNG, from the coding sequence ATGGAACCAAAACGCCCATCCCTTTGGAGACGATTTGTACGGATCGCCCAACCGTATTTTTTCCCGACGATTCAAGGCGGTGGCTATCTGACGCTGATGCTGATGATCCTTCTGCTGATATTTCTCTTCGGCCTGCTGTTTTTCGTGGTGGCTTGTATTGTCCTTGCTGGCCATGCCATCGCTCCGGAGCTGACCGCCAAAGTCGATGCCGGGCTGCACGCCATCATCAGCGCCATGTTTCATTCCAAAGCCTTGCTGTTGCCGATCGCCGCGCTGCTGGTTCCGGCGGGAGCCTTTTTCACCCTCAGAACCCATCTGAGAAATCACCGGCAGGCATGGACCCTTCTGGCCGTCGTCCTGCTGCTGTCCCTTTCGGTGACCGGCATCAATGTCGCCTTCAGCTATATCGGCAATTATTTCACCAATTCCCTGGTGCAGAAAAACCAGGAGATGGCCTATCTGTTCATCGCCCTATATTTCTCGGGTTTTCTGATCGGTATCCCGATCGTCGCATTCTACAGTTACGTGCAAAACTATATGGGCATGCGGTGGCGGGAATGGATGACCGGAACCTTCCTCGAAAATTATTTCAAGAATCGCGCATACTACAACATCGAGACGAACTCCGAGATCGACAACCCCGACCAGCGGATGATGGAAGACATCCGATCATTTACCCGGACCTCCCTGACCTTTCTGCTGATCATCCTCGGCTCGCTCATGGACATCATCTCCTTCACCGGCATTCTCTGGTCGAAATCGGTGCTGCTGGTCTGCGTCGTGCTGGGTTATTCCGCTGTGGGAACGACATTGACGGTGTTGATGGGACGGCGTCTGGTACGCTTGAATTTCAATCAGCTCCGCTACGAGGCGGATTTCCGGTATTCGCTCATTCATGTGCGGAACAACGCCGAATCCATCGCCTTCTACCAGGGAGAAAAACCGGAGTTGGGGCATATTTCGGAGCGTTTTCGGAACGTATTGAAAAATTTCGGGCTCCTGATCGGCTGGCAGCGGAATCTTTCCTTTTTCACGACGGCCTACAGCTATCTGCCGGTGGTGCTGCCGTATCTGGTTCTGTTTCCGCTCTATTTCAGGGGAAGCATCGAATACGGCGACATGGTTCAGGCCAATTTCGCCTTCACCCAGGTGTATGCAGCCCTGTCGCTCATCGTGTCCCAGATCGAGCAATTGACCAATTTCGCTGCAGGCATCGAACGGCTATCAACGTTTACCGACGCCATTGCCTCCTCCCAGCAAATCGTTTCCGGCATCGCCTCGGAACCCGCTGACCGATTCGAACTGGAGCGTGTCACCCTCCTGACGCCAAACGGCCAGCGCCTGCTGATCCGCGACCTGACGGTGCGCCTGCGCCGCGAGGAAACGCTGGTAATCGTAGGGCAGAGCGGTATCGGCAAAAGCTCGCTGCTCAGAGCCATCGCCGGGCTTTGGACCAGAGGGGAAGGGGTGGTGAGGCGTCCGGAGTTGTCGGATATTTTTTTCCTGCCGCAGCGACCGTACATGCTCATCGGTTCCCTGCGCAATCAGTTACTGTACCCCCGATTTCACAACAACATTCCGGATGATGCCTTGCAGCAGATGCTGCAGACCGTTCGTCTGGAATCGCTGGCCGATCGTGTCGGCGGTTTCGATGTCGAACTGGACTGGGCGGACGTCTTATCGCTCGGGGAACAGCAGCGCCTGGCCTTTGCACGCCTGCTGCTCAATCATCCGGGTTTTGCCGTACTGGATGAGGCCACCAGCGCACTGGACGTTCCAACCGAGACCCTGCTGTACGAAGAACTGAAAAAACGCGGCATTCATTTCATCAGCGTGGGGCACCGCGCCAGCATCCTGAAATACCATGACCGGGTGCTGGAACTGAAGGCTCAGGACCAGTGGCGGCTGCTCCCTGCGAACGAATATCAAGCGGAGATCGGCAACGGATGA
- a CDS encoding ribbon-helix-helix protein, CopG family, with protein sequence MSNITISLPEDSLLKLKEMAAGLGTTPEELLRASIEDILGRPEEFQETLDYVLRKNEELYRRLA encoded by the coding sequence ATGAGCAACATAACGATCTCGCTACCGGAGGACAGCCTGTTGAAGCTCAAGGAAATGGCGGCCGGTCTTGGAACAACCCCAGAAGAGCTCCTGAGGGCCAGTATTGAAGATATACTCGGGAGGCCAGAGGAATTTCAAGAGACATTGGACTACGTGCTCAGGAAGAACGAAGAACTCTATCGAAGGCTGGCTTGA
- a CDS encoding type II toxin-antitoxin system death-on-curing family toxin translates to MRYISLRQVLEIHRRVIEQSGGSPGILNLGALESAIHQPRMIFGGHELYPTLAEKASALAFSIIGNHPFIDGNKRTGHAVMEVFVIMNGYEIWASVDDSEKVILRVASGKMGREEFTDWIEAHQHPLK, encoded by the coding sequence ATGCGCTACATCAGCTTGCGCCAAGTCTTGGAAATCCACCGTCGCGTCATCGAGCAGTCAGGCGGTAGTCCCGGAATCCTGAACCTTGGAGCACTCGAATCTGCCATCCATCAGCCACGGATGATCTTTGGGGGGCACGAGCTATATCCTACGCTGGCTGAAAAGGCATCGGCTCTTGCTTTCTCGATCATAGGCAACCATCCATTCATAGACGGGAATAAGCGCACCGGTCATGCGGTGATGGAAGTGTTTGTCATCATGAACGGCTATGAGATATGGGCTTCAGTAGATGATTCGGAAAAGGTCATCCTCCGCGTAGCATCAGGGAAGATGGGGCGAGAGGAATTCACTGACTGGATTGAAGCTCATCAGCATCCTTTGAAATAG